The Rhipicephalus sanguineus isolate Rsan-2018 chromosome 4, BIME_Rsan_1.4, whole genome shotgun sequence DNA window CACTTTCGCATACGGTGCCATGTAGTCCAGAGCTGTGACGTGCAAGTGAAACTTGCCGGACTTTGTGAACTTGCCGAAGCAAGTGCCCATGCTGATGAGGTTCTCCCGGGCAACGTTGTTGGCCAGCTTCATGATCTTTTCGCTGCACGACCATAAAAAACAATCAGACGTGTTTTGGAGTGAACGTCCGAAGTTCCGTGCAGTCACCACTCGGCGCCTACTTTACTTGCTTACCTCACATAGTAGACTCTGTCCTTATGAAGCCTGAAGCAGTAGGTGCCATCTGGCCTGTCAATGAGAAGCTTGATATTCTCGGAAATGCTGTCGAAAAAGGTAAGAAAGACAAATGTTTTCAATCTGTCCGGTCGAGCAGATGACGATACTACCAGTGAACTACAATGTTTGCTCGCAGTTAATAGTCATAGTAAACTGGTGTTCAACACTCACTATTTGGAGAGCTTGTCGAAAAATGTTCGAGTTTCTTCGCTCGTGAGCGGACGCATTTTAAGGAGTATTTGACGAACTTGTCACAACACAACAGTACTATCACGCACGTGTACTTCGCACCGCATAAATTTAGTAGAGCTGGCTGTGTTCTCGACTTGGCTTTTTTCGCCTTGTTTCAATCCTTTCTTGTTACGACCACACGAGCCATACAAAGCCGAAGACAAGCCAGGGCGTGATCATTTTCAATGTGAATGCCGGCGCCGGGCGGTTCGCATCATGCTTTGCGCAGCTTTTTCCCGTGTTATTCGCCGTGTCAACACCCTTTCAAACGAGTAATTAGTTCGCGTATAGGTTGCTAATGCAGTTTcgtcttgtttttttctgttagtCACATTTGCAAAGGTGTCGCACGATACAGCAAAAGCACGAAGTGAGTGTTTTGCAACTTTCGTTTTCGCTCGTCGACGCATTCGGAACTTCTCGTACGTTACACTATTAATAGATCTCATATTGAAAACGCACGCCTCGTTGTTGCGTTTGGTGAGGCTGAACCTGCCGTTACAAATGTTTGTAGTTTCGAAAAGATTGGCAGTGCTACAAAAACGTGTATGAACTTTGCAGGTCTCGCTCACGACAAGCTCCGCGTGTGACGTAAAGGTACCTTAAAATTGACCCTTTttcttcgtcctttttttttcagtaatggCGAGAGCAAGCTTTGCACGCTTTGCTGGACGAGCACTTGTTTGTCTCCGGGGAGCGAGGAATGTCGCATCATTGACAGGTAAtaactgttaattatgttaatcaCATCAGTGATAGTCTATTGCAGATATGCACAGTGTTGTATTTGCAACTCCATCGTGTGCACGATCCATCCATACtccattaaaaaaataaacaaagacacTAGAGTTAGTCCCTGAAACCCTGACCTTATTAACAATAGACAACAGTGGGGTGTGTCTCACCACTGAGAATGCGAGTTGAAAGTCGTTTAGCAAATCACCTGGGGCATTCATTTATGTGCTTCAAACAAGCGCTTTTTTCAACTCATTTGTGTTTTCCGAATTAGTTCTCTTTGCTGCTTTTCAAGTAACGAGTATCGAAAGTACCAGTCAAACCTTTGTGTAGTCCAGTTATTTATGCTCTTTATGTAAATGTTGGGACAATCACAGACCTACTTGTCAATCGGGAAGCAGTGCTTGCGGCAGCAATAGTCTGGAGTGTATTTTCTCTGTCTTTTCAAGCCCTTATGTGTTATGCCAATAACCAGAATGCATTTAACGATCTTTTACCTCTTGTTCATCTTTCTGTACATTGCCTCTAGGTGACTCCACAAGGTTGCACATGTTGTTCTCCTTACAAGGTCCGTACTTGTGGCCTTGTGTTCACACGACGTCCCGCAGCTTGTCGTCGCTGCCAGTGAAAACGAGACTCACAAGGAAGAAGCCTGCTCCTGAAACTCCAGTGGTCAGTGGAGCATCACTGTGATTTTACGAATAGCGCAAAGGATACGGCTGAATCCCGCTACTGTGTTCAAAGATAGGGGTGTTGCTTCCCGGCTGCTAACACATGTCGGCGCAGCCAGTGCACGTGCAACAAAGACGACAGTGCAAATTTATCATTTCTGTTCACTTGAATTGTGATTCCTGTGGGTTGGACAGGTTCACTGTagaataaaaatgtaaaaaaatgtgcAGTTCCCATTAGTTGAAAAAGCACATTTTTGTTAGTTGAAAATTGCAGCTAGACTCAAGAAACTTGATATATCGGTGTCGCCCATTGACAGCTGTGGCAACTCCGCTTCGATGACACTCTATGGGAATTCTTAAGAGGTCTTCTTCGGGAGATGGGCAGAAAGAACTTCAAGTTGAGGGTTTGTTTGAGACCCCTCTTTGGCAAACATTCATGCCAGGCTATTCTCAGAGGTAGCAGTCGTAAAATGGAATCACCTTAGGTAGGACTGCATGAATTGGAGATCAGTGGTAGAGGCCTTCATCGTGCAGTGCACATAAaaaaggctgatgatgatgccagGCCATTCTCTGAGAATTTCATTTAAAAGTTAATTGGGGACTAGTCTTTAAGGCTCTAATTATACTGCTGTGTTAATGACTAACATCATATTGACTTCGTTCTTGTCATAAGTGTCACCCTCCATTCATTTTTATTTCACCATTTCTTCTACAGTGCAGAGTGACAGGTTAGGTAATGCAAGTCCTGCTCAATTCGTTTGACATATAAATCCTTCTACACACCATTCTACTGTGAATGGCAGTACTAAGTCTGGTAACTTGCGATCAGCTGCCTATACATGCTAATATGATGGATCGCATTTTGCCTATAAAACATTATGCCAAAAGTGAGACATCAGCGTTAAGGTTTAGTTGGACAGTGTTGCCAAGTTTTGTTTTTCAgacttatttttatttcttggtTCTTGAGCATTAACTTGACTTTACTTTTCGTGGCACCCCGAAGAGTTCACTGACGGCCGTGGCATACAGCACAGCCGAAGAGTACGATCTGACGTCCATCTTGAACGCACTGAAAAAGCAAGGCCTGTACAAGGAAAAGGTCATCTCTGAAGACTTGGACGATGTTCTCTATGCTTCTGCCAAGTATCAAGTGAGCGAAGAGCCGAGAGAGCTTTTCATCTTTAGGTGAGCAAGGTATGCAGCCTTCAATTGGATGGTGGGACTTGAAGCTGTTAACCACTTTTTCTTCATTTGCTTCTGTGACCTCTTCCATCTTAAATGTGAATGAAAGTAGCACTGTATGCTGAAAATACCAGTTGACTCACACTATAGTTGGGGAGGATTGCTTCtagtaagaagaaaaaagaaagaaccctCAAAACCTTTCTCATAGCAGAATTTTTGTAACAAATACATGAACCATTTGTACTGAGCATTAGACAAATCTAGCAGGCTTCAGTGCCCATTAGTTCCTTCTGTCTTGTAATTTTTATACTGAGAAGTCACATCGCTCTGTAAATTGAGCCGTGCTTAAATATTGTGGCAAAAATGTTTCTTTAAAGATGCTTTAGTGCTGACTTAACTTTAGAgagagcatatttttttttcatgcgcaatCTCAGTTCTGAACACTGAAGTGTTTGGAAGTTCATTAATTAGCGCATGTGTAAAATGTTGGTGCCTGTGATGCAACTATGACGTCCTAGATAATTGTCATATCTCGCGATATATACAATAATGCAATACAAGTTTATTTATACAGCGAATATAGATGAGACTAAGTCAAGGTGTTAGCATGTCCTTGGCTCAACTTTCGGTACTGAAAAATAAAACTCATTTGTGATTTTTATGGTAAACATGTTTTTTTCCTTTAAATGCACTACAAGGCAAAAACATTGTGGCGTTAGAACTTTCTTATTTGAAATTGAAAAGAGTGCTAAAATACATTAGTACGCACACGTCACATTTAagtaacgtttcttttttttcatttttagggAAGGATCAGTTGTCTTTTGGAATTTCCCAGAAATAGAGGTAATTTTGTTAATGttgttttgttatttatttactgCATATGTTCTACTACTAAAGCTtggttttttatttttctgtcctGTGTATTTTTGTTTCAATTTGCATAGGGCCTGTGCGCATTATAATAAGAACAGAATTTACAGAAAATAATGGCAAACTTGATTCATAGATGTGTCCATCTGGGCTTGATGCATGAAGCACTTTTATTCTTTTTACAAGGCGGTCATTTCTTTCAATGTGGTTATCATCAGAATGTCAACTTCTACAGTCTAAAAAGAAAACCAATTTTTTTCTAcaatcaaaaagaaaaacaatgtaaaaagaaaaataattttcattCGACTTTAGCTTTTTAAGTTAACCATgtaattacactcaaacctcgttataacgaacacggatataacgaattatcggttataacgaaataaatgaagattagtcttgtcatagctacagtgttacaaataaacgtttataacgaattttcggatataacgaagttattttcgtggcagatgcgattttgttatagtgaggtttgagtgtattagcTGACATTGTTTACATTTAAAGGCCAAGAGAAAGACAATATTTGGCCATGTAAAAGGCCTGCATTCAGACAATATAAGTATGGAGCGGTCTCCATGCAAAATTTTACATTTGAAGTATGAGTGTATGTGTTACGAATGTTCGTAAAAGTGGAAATGTTTTATACcaaaactggaaaaaagaaacatGTCACCATTGCTGCTTTCCGGACGTGATGCATGATTCAGCATTCGCAGGCGCCTTCTCGGAGATTAGGCACTGCCTTGTGCACGATCAAAAAAAATCTTGAAGGTGACGGGTGATTTGAGGTTTAAAATCAGAAAATTAGCCAATTGCCAGCCCTCAAATTCTGAAAATATTTCCATAGGTAGTATGTACTACAGTACTCATATTAATTCCTAATTAGGCAAAAATGAGATGTTGTAGTAGGTCTCTACGCTGTAAATATTTTGCCTTCGTTCTGTTGAATCCTTACTTGCATGGCTCACTTCCAGAGGAAAGCTGTGCTGAAGTTTCTGAAACCGCACGAGGAACACTCTTACAGCCCATCGCTTGTAAATCAGGAGGTCGAAGCTTTGGAATTTGTATACCACGAGTGAGCCCACTTTCTTTTCTAATATTTATTCGTGTTCCAATGCAACAATTTTATTAGGGACACTGTTCTGTTGAACTTTAAGAAGCACTACTAGAAGAAAGGAAATCTCTGAAAGAAAGCCTCCCGGTAGGCGAAAAAATTTGTCCTGATCTGGTATTGGAACCCGGGATCAACGCCTTTTGGTGGTGGTCACTCTCCCATTCCAGCTAACCACGAGCCTAGCAGTTGGCATCAAGAGGGCGAATTAATGGACAGCTTGAAGCATAGAGAGACTGAAAACTGGCTAATCAGTTCTGCAAAAGCCTGCAGAGttgaaaaaaacttttatttactCAATCTTGCTGGCTTACGCATAATTGATGCTGTAAGAAGTACTGGcaactgaaaaaataaaaattagagctgtgcgaatagcaaaatttcgggtgcgaagcgaattcgaataataaagattgagtgcgaatcgaataattttcgaatatttctcaaacatttttcgaataattcgaagtgaaattacagaaaaagttgcagagaatccctaagtatgttcttgtgagatagcaacatgaaagtgtttctttttgctaggttaatgaagcgctggtggggtcatatttcatagttgtctttcttatcaagtgtgaggcaatgtagaggccgaattgtatttatgtacatgatttggtgcaaccaaagtgttgccgacaacactttacacgtgataggcagagatgccatttcctcagcctctcctcctctttcaacttctatgaaagcccaactgatgtggcggacaagggtgtgctcccttcaagtccggagttccaaatctgcctcgtagacgtcgatatataagaacatctgaaattttggattctaaaaagcttcggcgtccgatttttcggacttcctgcccaaatttcaggtccaaaacagcattaattgagcccccaactctgccacatctttcatctccatattggaaccagcgttttcttgagttaatacatttgcgaccgtagcggagcttgaaaggcagctttgccgcaatacgggggtgtgatgaggtgaagcatattgaaaatctagggaccacttccaaacggacgttgactgtctcgtaacggaccttgaaaggcagctttgccgcaataggggggtgtgaggaggtgaagcatattgaaaatctagggaccacttccaatcagacgttgaccgtctcttgcctaagttcgaccgtagcggagtttgaaaggcagctttgccgcaatacgggggtgtgatgaggtgaagcatattgaaaatctagggaccacttctaaccagactgtctcttggctatagttcgaccgtaacggagcttgaaaggcagctttgccgcaatacgagagtgtaatgaggtgaagcatattgaaactctgaaggggtcactttcaaccggacgttgactgcatttgtctttgggaagttcgaatagttcgaatagtaaaatttcagtgcgaatcgaatcgaatagcaaacactattcgaaaaatattcgaaatttcgaatattcgcacacccctaataaaaataaaaatttgaGGGCTATTGTACAGAATGGGTCCATGGAACCTTTGCCAACTTCCGTTTCTGAGTTCCTTCTCCCTCTTTCCTGAAGAGTGGGCAGATGCTTTCACTACAGTTTTCTTGACAACTCTAACTTTCATTGTATTCAGTACTTCATcttgggggagaggggggggggggggcgcttttgCAGAGGTTTTCATCTGTCGCTTCCTAATATCTTTGATAACTTCCAAGCTCACAAGTTGTATTCCTGGCCATGCTGGCCTCATTTAGATTGAGGCTAAAAGCAAAAATGTTCACGGACTTAAATTACTTGCATCCTAGAGagacccaggtggtcaaaattaatccagagtctgGCACCCACTACAGCATTCCTCATCATCGTACTGTGATTCTGGCACATATAGCCCTCGAATTTAATAGTATTTTTGGAAAATGGAAATCGCCTCTCGCTCTTTTGTTTCAATGTGTAATTTGTTTCGGAGGAAATACCAACTGACAAACTTAAGAAGGGTGAGCCTGTTTATTGCAGATAATCGTGTTAGTTATAATTGGTTGTGCAATTTTGTTTCAGAAACAAGACGAGATTTCATGATGGCAACATCTACCTCAGCACAGATGGGGAGAGTGACCTAGAGAAGTACACGTTTTCGAGCGGGCTTGCTCTTTCCGGTGAGTGCTGGCGAGGACTTGCCGATACCTTAGCCGAGACATTTGCGGTCGAGTACaccttaagaagtcaggagaggcctcCAGCCAGATGACCGATGCGCGGCAGCCGAATGCCTCCACCACTAAAAAAAATAGTCCAGCTTGTGCACTTGACAATGTTCATCGGCTGTCCAGCTCACGATCTCAGTCTGGAGAGCACGCCCATTGGAGCAGGCTTGAGTGCACTTGCCTTTGAAGATGAAATGCcgctgtcttctaaagttgtaccggACTATAGAAATTGTTGGCATACTGCAAAGAGCATGTGCAACCAAACTATCTGTTCTTTCTAACATCTACATTGGTGTTAGAAATGAGATAGAGGACCAGAATATTGGGAATTTTTGGTACGTGCGTGTTTTGTGTGTGTATTATAAGTGTGCTACAGTGGCTATGTTGAGTATGAATTGAAGCAGTGTTTTGTGTAATCTGTTATGTACCCAACTTAACTTTCTAAGGCTTCTAGCTATGGTATTCTCGCACGTAGCTTTTAAAAAAGGGCATGGAAACAGATTTCACTGTGAATTATGGTGTCTGAGTTCTGCTCCAGTGGCTCGTAATAATTTTTTAGGAACTTGACCTTTTTTTAAAGCAGTGTGCCTGCATGCTGTGGCTAGTGCACCTCTCACATTCATTGTTATATATTCGAAAGATTGATGCGTACAGCAAAGCCGATCGTTAAAAGAGACGCCTAGTTTGTATGTGGCCGCCAGTCAGCTGAAATAGCATGAAAGCAGTCAGGCTATTTTTAATGGATATACTTCAGCCTAATGCATCTTACGAGTCATTTTAATgttaaataaagcagcattgttTGTTCTGTCGGTGTTTTTCTGCTTTTATGTGTTTCATAGTAAACAGTAGATGTTGCTACATATTATATTCAAGTAAagttgctgttcttttttgtCACAACATGCCTTGGATGTGTTTGTTTGTGACACTTGAACACTGCTTTCACTGTGCTCAAAATATTTCAATACAGAATTCATTTCTGTGGTAACTTTATTCATTTCTCTGTCACTAGTGCCAGTGCTCTACAATGGCTATTGAAGAAATCTTTAGACAACAACCGTGCAGATATTTAATGCAGCAACAGCTGTTTACTTAATAAAAGTATGTATGGTTTGTTTTGTGGTGCTACTTGTAAACACGCAAGCGTATTACGGAAATACTAATGGCTAACGCTGTAGTAATACCAGTGTCGCACTGTTTGGGCAGTGTTTCTTTGCCATTCATCTGAGTATTTTGTTTAAAAGTTTGCCTCTTCCTTTTGTACAGTAAAACTGGCCATCTGGGAGGCATCGTTGGATAGTTATGTGAAGAGTATCGAGGACATCATTGAGGTAAGGCAAACCACTGCAAGATCAGACACTTAATGAGCTACTAAAGCAGTGCGAATAAAATTGATGTTAACGCTTACCAAATTGTTCCCAAATTGATGCATACGATGGCTTAAGGACACTTACATGCAGCTAacatgttttgttattttttggCAGTAAAGAAATATTTTGTGGGGCGCTGCATTCAGGGGAGCTTTATTACTTGACAGTTATCTGAGAGCTTTCATTTATATCGTGATATAAATGCAGACGCCATGGTAAATGCAGTATTTATTATTTTCTTGAGTGCATACAAGTGGCAGTTATCGTATTGGCTTGTGTGATGAGTGTCCATTGAAGCATTGCGCTCCATGTTGGGTTGCCATTGTTCGCTAGGTTGCGGTAGTGGTAGTGTCGGATAATTGTCTTATATGCCAGGTTGCTTGTTAATTGTTTGTTTAATTGAGATGTGCAACAAATAAATaatttgttcatttctttttttgtttattataATATAGAGGCAAAAATTCAAAGGTGCTTGTGTGCTTAGCCATGTGTGTATGTTAAAAAGCAGCTCTTAATTAATCACGAACACTAGGCTTGTGTGACAATTTGAGCACTTCAAATATTTCAACGAATataatattacagtatttgaattcgctgagattcgaatttaaattattggaaattttgaagtattcgaaatgaatgaataggggtaattagtccgcatgtaaccccctgtaactGTGGTTTCACTGCGGTGGTGAGGTGCAATACTGTGAATGCACCtctccagggaaaatccgcactgccacgaagccccatttcaaggttaaatgaacatattacccccacatcgattcatcattttatAAGTTCAAAAGCTTGTTATACctgcttatatgctctaagtgtagtaaattttaaaacgtaatatATTTTATAGTTCATCACtagcattctaccaaaagtcaaatcctgctatattcaaagttgcttgcacttcctttgaaccaaaaaggatgacatttgcacatgccttctTTGCATCATTTCACTGTTCATTACTCAACACCTTGTGACTGGCGCAGCGTAGCCTTAGCTGCTTTTGTGCCATAAAGACTGAATTAACTAACtagccttgtttcaattttaaataaGTATTCTGCAGGTTGGGTCAtcacaaatatgctcatttttctttataatgtgttatatatactattcgaattcgatttgaaattattcgaccaattcactatttgcttcgaacctaaaatttactattcgcgcAAGCCTAGTGAACACTGATGGCTCATGATCAGCATCCTCATGTGATCCCTTTCAGGAATACTTTTACTTCTGCATGAGAATACATTTACTTGGCACGAGGTATCACTGGGCAGTGGATGACGACACTTCCGATGTCATTCTGATAGCTTTTCGTTGTAGCATTGTTACATGTTATGAAAATCATAGTTACGCATCAAGGAAGTTTTCTGTTGTCACGACCACTGCTTCTCAATCAGCCATGCAGTGTGAATCAACAATGGTACTCCCAGAAGTTGTTCAGAATATGTGTAGCTTCATTTGTACGTAGTTTTGGAAGGTTATGTCCCCTTTATAAGTAAGGCTTCTCGGACAAGTGCTTTAGTTACATCACAAGGTGTGCGAGATGCACTACCTATAGGTCAAGACATAGAGCAGTTCTTTTCAACCATAGTGCAGGCACGCCAATGTGGCGAAAATACCAACGCGCAAAAATACAGCATGCATGTCATAAAAATGCATCAGAGAGCTGCTGTAAAGATGTTTTGCTTTTGTGGCGATATTTGTCTAGCAAATTTTCCCTCTGAAGTTCGTGATCTTTGTCTATTCTAGccagtgaatattttttttttttgagtaacaCATATTAAGGTATCTGTTTTATTTTCAGGACATGAAGCAAGGCAGAACAATTAGGATGACTAGGGAACAGGTTTTTCGGAAGACTGGAGAGCTGTTCTCTCTAAGGTCAGTCACTAAGAATGTCCTCTCGGATTAgtaaatgaacgaaagaagaacgaattgaggggcccagcttttttttttttctagactcaagcagctggcaaaaaaaaaaaaagaatgttccacattTGCCACAATGGCTACAATACAAGTGGCACTGGCTGACACTCTCAGGGTCATGCATATAGAAATACCCAAGAATGTGAACGGGTGAACATAGATCGGTTGGTAGAGCGTAGGTTATGGGTTCAGTCTGTGCTGGGGGCgagttcgttctttttttttttttcatacacttttgttttcttttacctcATAATTGCCATTGCTTCAATTAAAAACTACTAATAATGCCCCCTATgtcttccttggctttattaaaTGGAGTAGTATTCTCATTTGAGGTGCTCTAGTGCTCTGTATAAGTACGCTACTCTACGGGATTTGTACAGCCAGCTAGTTTTAACATATCGGGTTCCTTTGTGGCTACAGTGAAAGAATGTAAGGCATTGTTATTGTTACGGGTAACAGTTACTTAAAAAAAAGTATGACCTTATTAAGCGAGTTCTGCAGTTGTGTTGTAGTACGTGCAGGAAATAAACGTGTTGAAATGCAGCCACATGTCAAGGGGAAATGCAGGGAAATGCGTGATCTCGTGTAATGTAAAGATTGTCCAAGCACAGTGTTTTCAGACGTGCACTCGTTCCGCAGGCACCTGATCAACCTGAGCTCTGACCTTCTGGACACTCCAGATTTCTACTGGGACCGGCCAACTTTGGAAAGCCTGTACCTGAAAGTCATCAAGTACAT harbors:
- the LOC119390098 gene encoding required for meiotic nuclear division protein 1 homolog isoform X1; protein product: MARASFARFAGRALVCLRGARNVASLTGDSTRLHMLFSLQGPYLWPCVHTTSRSLSSLPVKTRLTRKKPAPETPVSSLTAVAYSTAEEYDLTSILNALKKQGLYKEKVISEDLDDVLYASAKYQVSEEPRELFIFREGSVVFWNFPEIERKAVLKFLKPHEEHSYSPSLVNQEVEALEFVYHENKTRFHDGNIYLSTDGESDLEKYTFSSGLALSVKLAIWEASLDSYVKSIEDIIEDMKQGRTIRMTREQVFRKTGELFSLRHLINLSSDLLDTPDFYWDRPTLESLYLKVIKYMNINRRTKVMNEKLTHCCELMDLLSHHLEDKHHVRLEVMIIVLIMVEVLFECVHYASKFMPSTSTKSGQSKDALSFPYVCADVCNECSKGAHTACGDPQ
- the LOC119390098 gene encoding required for meiotic nuclear division protein 1 homolog isoform X2; amino-acid sequence: MARASFARFAGRALVCLRGARNVASLTGDSTRLHMLFSLQGPYLWPCVHTTSRSLSSLPVKTRLTRKKPAPETPVSSLTAVAYSTAEEYDLTSILNALKKQGLYKEKVISEDLDDVLYASAKYQVSEEPRELFIFREGSVVFWNFPEIERKAVLKFLKPHEEHSYSPSLVNQEVEALEFVYHENKTRFHDGNIYLSTDGESDLEKYTFSSGLALSVKLAIWEASLDSYVKSIEDIIEDMKQGRTIRMTREQVFRKTGELFSLRHLINLSSDLLDTPDFYWDRPTLESLYLKVIKYMNINRRTKVMNEKLTHCCELMDLLSHHLEDKHHVRLEVMIIVLIMVEVLFECVHYASKFM
- the LOC119390102 gene encoding 60S ribosome subunit biogenesis protein NIP7 homolog, translated to MRPLTSEETRTFFDKLSKYISENIKLLIDRPDGTYCFRLHKDRVYYVSEKIMKLANNVARENLISMGTCFGKFTKSGKFHLHVTALDYMAPYAKQKVWLKPSAEQQFLYGHHVLKSGLARITESTNTYDGVVVYSMSDIPLGFGVAAKSTQECRRADPMTIVVFHQADVGEYIRSEDTLT